The genomic stretch CGAGTTAGCTATTCAGTTTTGTTTCGACGAGTTAGCTCCATTCCTCGATAAAACCAGGATTCAAATCTCttaaaaaattattttatcCTTCGCCCTCTatttaaatttaaattttagGTTCCCTTGTACTTTCTCATACGGATCCATAGTTCAGTTTTTGTCCTAAAACATGGCGAGATTTGTCACAATGTGTTGCGCATGTCTACTGGAGCCACTTCTGCCTTCCCAAACGAATAGTGGAGTATTATTGACGCCAATCAACTGCTAATCTTAGAATTATTGAGACGGTGACGTTTCCAGGTCGTTGCAAATTTTTTTCGTCAACACACACAGCACTGTCCTGCTGAAGGGAGGTAGATGCAGAGCATGAAGCGGGCAGCATCTGGTGGGAGAGTGGAAGATTGATGTGCTGATCAAGAATCGATttttttaggctttgtttagttcgtaaaaattttcaagatttcctgtcacatcaaatctttggtcgcatgcatggagcatcaaatatagacgaaaataaaaactaattgcacagtttatctgtaatttgtgagatgaatcttttgagtctagttacactgtgattggacaatgtttgtcaaataaaaacgaaagtgctacagtagccaaaaaccaatttttttgccaactaaacaaggccttaatctgATCATGAATCAGGTTTGGCCTGAGCAAGTCAGGCTTCTTAAGGCTCCGTTGGCTTTTCTTATCATCCAACAAACAGTAATTTTCGACTGTATCGATTTCAGAGAAGGATGGATGATGCATTGATCATCTCACCATTTGTCCATTTCGTATGTCTTTTAGACAAATTCGCAGACCACTTGACACCAAATACTTCTCCAAGTACAAATACTCCAATTAAGCAGGTGTTACAACTTCGGAGTACTGGATCTCATGGATTTATGGGTCAGACACCGGCTCACTGAATGCAAGTAGGCACACAGTGTGTTCAGCTAGAATCAGCTGCTGCAGTCCATCTAGCCCGAGACGCCCTGTACTGCTCCAAAAGCTTCCCGGCGTCCGGCACCACCCTGTTCACGGCGTCCACGGCCATGAACCGCTCCGCCCACGCCGCCAGGCAAGGGAATTTGGCCCCGTCCAGAAGGTTGGTGCCTGCCGTCTCGTCCACCGCTCTCATCCAGATCGGGTGGCTCCCGAGCGTGATGTCCACGATCCCGACGGCGTCGCCGCCGAAGAACGCCTTCCCCTTGGAGCACTCCCTGAACGCCCGCTCCAACGTCTCCACCGCAAGGAGCGCGCTCTGGAGCGCCGCCGCTCTCTGCTCGTCCGTCACCGATCTGAACAGCGCGCTAAACGCCGGGAAAAACTAGAAACAGGAAAGAAAACGGCCGAGTCTGAAACTGAAAGCCCCGAAAAATTGGATTCGTTTGCTGAATGGAGTACCATACCTTGTCGTCGACGAAGGCCGCCCAGAACCGTGCCGTGGCGCGGTCGTAGGGGTCGGCTGGGAGGAGCGGAGGACCGGTCCCCCGCCAGATCTCGTCGATGTACTGCAGGATCACGAGAGACTCGCACACCGGGCGGCCGCCGTCGATGAGGACCGGCACCTTCTTGTGCACCGGGTTGGACCGGAGCAGGAGATCGCTCTTGTTGCCGAGGTCCTCCTCGATGTACTCGTAGCTCAGGCCCCTGAGTCCCAGCGCCACTCTCACCCGGAACACCCACGGGCTCGACGACTTGCCCAGCAGACGCAGCTCGCCATCTCCTACCCCGCTTCCAGCCGCTGCCATTGCCAAGTGCTATTGTGTGTGAGCTGCTGTCTGCCAGGGTCGGTCGAGTTGTATATATGTACGGTCTGATGCGATGACCAGACGGATGTTTGGTTTGACTAGTACAGTGAGGTGAGGGGCAACTTGGAATTTGCATCCGGTGTTCTTATCACGgtgtctgtaatttatgagacgaatattttaaacctaattaatttatatttatataataattattaaatataaataaaagttctACAACACTCAAAACCAGCAAATTTCGCCATACGATgacttttccaaaataaatgCATATTTTGTAGAATCAACAAATACTAGtgtttatgatatcaaataagaTCAAATGATCAATGCCATATATTCTTTATAAACTAATTTGAATATAACTATTGgtactattttctataaatctagttaTGCTCAAAATTATTTCGTTTATTGAAATACgatatctatatttattttagtACAAAGAAAGTACTGTTTAACCCCTACTGAAAGATATAATTCTAAAATAGTATTCACTCaaactttcaaaagtttagCTCAGTTTATAGAAAAGGGTATAGTGTTTAATTAATATATACTTAAATGTGTCATTAAATTTGATATAGAATATAACTTTCTTTCACTCGGACGAGACATGAGAGTGATTAATTCAGTTTCTTTCACGTTAGGCCTATGACTCTATAGAGATGAGCGTGACAGTGTCACTTGAGTTCGTATCTTGTGAGGACAACAGAGTTTGTATGGTGTGAGGACAACAACTCCACTCAGTCAATAGGTGGGATCTAACTACTGCATGCCcacaaaatagaaaatataagTTGATAAAATGAATTTACAAGTGATTGTAAAATGCCAAAAAATTTGGAAAAATACTATCAACttaatttttgttgttgttgaataatgccaaataaaaaaaatgcaaaaagcTAGAAGTCAAGGCGTGCATCCGCTGCTACTATCACCAAACACCCAACATAGCGAATTAACACCAATATCGGGCCGGCTGAGCAAGATGGAGGGCCACGACCTACTCGTACCCATGTTGGGCCTCCTGTCCTGTGGGATTACATGGGCCACTCGGCTTGGTGGTGGGTGATCTTCGTTTAGAAACTCCCGGCTAACCATTTCACCATTTGTGCCTCCATAATTATAGGATCGCAATTGCGTACCTATAAACCTCATCTGCCTCCTGATCAAAAAACCCTCCTCCGCCTCCACCTAGAGTTGGCCGATGACTAGTTCTATAGTCTCTAATTCACCTGATTCACCTTTACGACGTTACCTGCAGAAAATCTGCTGGCTCCTGTTCAGAAAACAATCGGAACGGCGTGAAAAGCCTGAGACAACCTGAACTTTTTGAAACATTGAGACAACCTGAACTTTTTGAAACAACCACTTGAAATGAAGGCACACGTGTTCAAATCCGCACCGAcagattcgagctacctcatcGACATAACACCAACCATCCAAAAATTATGTGGCTCATAAAGATCTTGACGGTCCCCATTTGCGGTACCAATTAACCAAGGGCTTCGCTATCAGCCACCAAAAACGAGCTGCTATTAACTGTCAAACTGCAAGAGGAGGAGGCCAGCGACAGACAAGAGCAGCGTGGATAGAATGGGATCAAGTGTGCTGTGTGGTAGTGAGCGCCCTGAGCCCTGCCAAGCAGGATAGGCTTCCAGTTCCAGGGAGCTGCTGCAAGTAGCACTTGCCCAGTTGCCCTCGTTTAATTGCATACACATAAATTCTCTCCGTCCAAAAAGGCAAAAACACATCCTCCCGAGAAGTTCTGTTTGGCCTTTTAATCTTGGTGtacttcaatttttttttgtttcttggacTCATCTTCTTGTAAGGTTGCGTTCTGAGCTTCTGATTGGAGGCCGCCATGGATGAGGTCCCGGGAAGAAGTAGCTCCGTGAGAGCTACAAGGAGCATCTTTGGCGAAAGCATCGGTGGGAGGAAGCCGGAGACGAACAGGGCAAGGAATGTTCTAGGACAACAGGTAACACAATTCTGAATGATTCTTCATCAGAATAGTAGTAAACCACTGTTCGATTGCGCTTCATATCGGTCTTTCCAAATCAAATTGCGTTTCATACTCCTAAACACTCGGTGCATGCAGCAGAATTTGTCACCGGAGATCAAGCAGCTAGCAAAATCCACCACGGGTAAGCTCAATGAACGCAAGGCCGCCGTGGACAGAGAAAGAGCCGGCGCCGAGTCCGAGCTGTCGAGGGCGCGCGCCATGGCGAAGGAGCTGGAGCGCCAAATCGAGCAGGCCAAGGCCAGGGCGTCGTCCAAGAGGTCCGAGCCCCACGCATTTCGGGCGACCAGGGCAAGCAGGAAGGGACCGGAGGATGCGCGGAGCTCGCAGTCGCAGGAGGAGCGCGACGCTGCCGAGTACGCGGAGGTGTCGCGGGAGCTGGACCGTGCCAGGCGGGAGCTGCTCAGGCTGCGGCTGGAGGTGAAGGCCGCGGCGGAGGCCAAGACCAAGGCCGAGAGCGACATCGTGGCGTCGGCGATAAACATCCAGTCCAACCTGCGCGCCGCCgacgagatgaagcggctggtGGACGAGGCGAACGAGGAGCACGTCCTGGTGGAGCTCGCGCGCATCGAGGCCGAGCGGGAGCACCGCGAGATCGACGCCCAGCGGCGCGCCGACGCCGAGCGGTTCGCCGGGGAAATGGAGGCCACCAGGGCCAAGATCGAGGCGCTGCGGAAGGACGTGAGCCGCGCGCGGGAGATGGAGGCGAAGCTCGCCGTGACGAACGCCGACGTGGAGGTCCTGCAGGCCGAGATGGAGCTGGTCCGCGCCATGGAGAGGAACAGTGTCAAGAACGACGACACCGCGGGTGCGGAGGCTGAGGACAAGGCACTGCTGCAGACTGCGGAGGCCGAGCTGGACGCGGCCAAGAAAGAGCTGGAGAGCATCAAGGCCGGGAGCTTCCAGTTCATGACGTCCATGGACAGCGCGCGCACCGAGATCATGCGAGTGTCCGAGGAGGTGAACCGGCTCAGGGAGCAGGAGAAGAAGGCGGACGCGCAGGTGCAGCAGCTGAACGCCAAGCTGCTGAAGGCGAGGGACCGGTTGGAGGCCCTCACGGCGACTAACGAGCGGTCCAAGGCGATCGTTTCAAGCATGACGTCGGCGCTGCAGCAGCTGCGGGACGAGAAAGAGGCGGCGAGGAAAGAGGAGGAGCTGACCGAGCTTGAGCAACTGTGCGTGCGCGCCGAGACCGAGAACGTGAACGCCGAGATCGCCGTGACCGAGGCACGGATACAGCAGTCCGTGAAGGAGCTCGAGGCGGCGAAGGCGGCCGAGGCCAAGgcgatgaagaagctcaaggccGCCGTGGAAGGCACAATGCGGGCGAGGGCGTCACAGGGGTCGCGGACCATAACCATCTCGCGGTTCGAGTACGAGTACCTGAGCGGGCGCGCGGCGCTGGTCCGCGTGGTGGCCGAGAAGAAGGTGTCCGCGGCGCAGGCGTGGGTGCAGGCGATCAAGGCAGGCGAGAAGGAGCtggcggcgcgcgcggaggcCGCGGAGCGCGTGACAGCCGAGCTGCGCGCCAGGGAggccgaggcggcggcggaggcggagagAGCGGCGGGCGAGCAGAAGGCGCTGGAGCAGGAGCTGTACGACCTGAACGCGGCGGCCGAGCGGGACGGACTGCTGTGCGCGTACCCGCGGCGGCGGTCGACCAGGGTGTCGGCGACGATGCGGAGGGCGAGGGCGCGGCGGTCGTCCGTGTCGTCATCGGCGGGGATCCGGAACCCGCGGACGCCGTCGTTCACcatcaagaggaagaagaaggtgatgCCCAGCCTCTTCAAGCTCATCAAGCAGAGGAAAGACAACAGCGCGAGATGAATgcgcctcgcgccctcgccaGAGAAAAAAATGCATTTGTCAGCTTTGCTGCTTGTTCATGTCGTGTCAGGCTCGGCGTCGCTGCGGTGCAAAATGTACAAAATTGGCCGTGCTCCCAAAATTCCAAAAATTTATAATATTTCTTATCACATCgagtctttagacgcatgcatgaagtattaaatatagataaaaaaataactaaccaCATaatggaaatcacgagacgaatattttaagcctagttagtcaatggttgaataatgtttgtcaaatacaaacgaaagaaagTACTATAGTGTCAAACTTCAAAAAAATATTGCATCTAGATAAGACCTTAGCAATGGAAGCCATAAAATATAGAAATTCTACCGTGTCTCACAACTGTAATTTTACTTGATCCGCATCAAAATAGTCTGTGAATCTATGATCCAGCGGTAAGCAGGACAATATGTTAACTCACAGATAACGTATCAAGCTTCAAGAAATATTGGTTTGTTCAATCTGGGAAACGCAAAATGATGCTATTTTCAGAAATATTGCTCCTTCTATCCAGAACTTCAAgaggattttcaaaagataatttgcttgaggcattgtttagttcactccaaaaaccaaaaaagtttcaagattcctcatcacatcgaatcttgcggcacatgcataaagcattaaatataggtgaAAGCAATAATGAATCTAACTTTGGACCATCaaaaaggtttttttttttctaattctacttttttcTGTTTGACTACTCTATATTAAAATAACACCATTTGCTCTTAAAATTGAATGTTTATAGGCAAAGAAGTGGCTCAAATTAGCCCGAAGTATTTTTCACACATAGAACAACATGTGATGACTAAGGATAAAATCAAGTTGAAACCCACACCGAAGAAGCAAGGGCTAGGTGCAAATGATGCTAACACTTCAAATGTGTTACTTGACAGCCCCTCCATGAATACtagaagcaaaaaaaaaaaaaaaacacaactaCCTAGTCCTGCAATGAGtacaagaagcaaaagaagcctTAGCCTTAGATTTTTGAAATGCATGTTCTCTCATATGTGATGCCATGTACTACATGTTGACATGGCTTGGTTAATGTGAACATATGTGAACTTATACATCTTGTTTACTTTATGTGTGCACTTTGTTCATGTATGACCTCAACCTACTTAATGTTACATCCATTGATTTGTCATGATTGTGTATGTGTGCACTTGGATTGCAACTGTGGATTTCATGTGCATTTCAAATGGTCAGTGTTATGTATGTCATGtgcaaatatagaaaaaataataattctatGCTTGAAAATATATCGTATCttatttttaaaaattattgATAGTAGGCAGCCTAAAAGACCTATGTGGGTGATTGTTGTACTGTTGCCTTTAGCATCAAGGGAAAAAAGGGCAATTTTGCATATAGGTTAACACTGTTTGAGCCTCAAACTAATAGAAGAGCCAATAAAGCAATCAAAAAATGTTTTAGAGCCAAATAAGGCAATTCAAAACAAAAGGAAACACAACTTTTTTAGGACTTAGCTCACATCCTCCATCATGTTATCAAGTAGAGCATTCTTAGGTCATAATAAGAAAGTCATAGGGAAGAAGAAAAGGGTCGTCACAGCCATTGTTGCGGCCTGTGACGTAGCTATTGTTTTGTGCCCCTTCTCTTTTTGCCCGTGGTTAGCTAGCTCTTCTCTTCTTCCCCATGGTCAATGTCTGGCGGTtggcatccttctcttcttctataagaACAAGTATAATAGTAGACTGTAAGCTAATTAAATTTTGAGATGGGGGAGGGAGAGTAAAAGTGGGTTGTAAGCTTAGAGCTGGCTCAAGCATAAGAACCATGGAAGTCTATGAGAGAGACAAGTATGTCATGTATTAACAGTGATGAGCTAACAACTATATGAGTAGACTGCAAGAAATGCTACAAAGAAATTTTACAACCAGCGATCGGTTATATTTTTAGCCTTGCTCTAAGGCTGGCGGCCCTTCTTCTTTTACCTCATAATCCACAAATTCCAAAAGGTAATTTAATAGTTATCTAAACAATACGGAGTAGAATTTAAATCATGCCCTTGAACCTAATGTAAT from Sorghum bicolor cultivar BTx623 chromosome 3, Sorghum_bicolor_NCBIv3, whole genome shotgun sequence encodes the following:
- the LOC8068051 gene encoding protein PLASTID MOVEMENT IMPAIRED 2 isoform X1, with the protein product MDEVPGRSSSVRATRSIFGESIGGRKPETNRARNVLGQQQNLSPEIKQLAKSTTGKLNERKAAVDRERAGAESELSRARAMAKELERQIEQAKARASSKRSEPHAFRATRASRKGPEDARSSQSQEERDAAEYAEVSRELDRARRELLRLRLEVKAAAEAKTKAESDIVASAINIQSNLRAADEMKRLVDEANEEHVLVELARIEAEREHREIDAQRRADAERFAGEMEATRAKIEALRKDVSRAREMEAKLAVTNADVEVLQAEMELVRAMERNSVKNDDTAGAEAEDKALLQTAEAELDAAKKELESIKAGSFQFMTSMDSARTEIMRVSEEVNRLREQEKKADAQVQQLNAKLLKARDRLEALTATNERSKAIVSSMTSALQQLRDEKEAARKEEELTELEQLCVRAETENVNAEIAVTEARIQQSVKELEAAKAAEAKAMKKLKAAVEGTMRARASQGSRTITISRFEYEYLSGRAALVRVVAEKKVSAAQAWVQAIKAGEKELAARAEAAERVTAELRAREAEAAAEAERAAGEQKALEQELYDLNAAAERDGLLCAYPRRRSTRVSATMRRARARRSSVSSSAGIRNPRTPSFTIKRKKKVMPSLFKLIKQRKDNSAR
- the LOC8068051 gene encoding protein PLASTID MOVEMENT IMPAIRED 2 isoform X2, with the protein product MDEVPGRSSSVRATRSIFGESIGGRKPETNRARNVLGQQNLSPEIKQLAKSTTGKLNERKAAVDRERAGAESELSRARAMAKELERQIEQAKARASSKRSEPHAFRATRASRKGPEDARSSQSQEERDAAEYAEVSRELDRARRELLRLRLEVKAAAEAKTKAESDIVASAINIQSNLRAADEMKRLVDEANEEHVLVELARIEAEREHREIDAQRRADAERFAGEMEATRAKIEALRKDVSRAREMEAKLAVTNADVEVLQAEMELVRAMERNSVKNDDTAGAEAEDKALLQTAEAELDAAKKELESIKAGSFQFMTSMDSARTEIMRVSEEVNRLREQEKKADAQVQQLNAKLLKARDRLEALTATNERSKAIVSSMTSALQQLRDEKEAARKEEELTELEQLCVRAETENVNAEIAVTEARIQQSVKELEAAKAAEAKAMKKLKAAVEGTMRARASQGSRTITISRFEYEYLSGRAALVRVVAEKKVSAAQAWVQAIKAGEKELAARAEAAERVTAELRAREAEAAAEAERAAGEQKALEQELYDLNAAAERDGLLCAYPRRRSTRVSATMRRARARRSSVSSSAGIRNPRTPSFTIKRKKKVMPSLFKLIKQRKDNSAR